A genome region from Arthrobacter sp. V1I9 includes the following:
- a CDS encoding carbohydrate ABC transporter permease has protein sequence MATELGPTPVKGPASGTTPVHHGPKGVGEDNKILSQGKWASWLLAPTIIALGIVIVYPIISAIIMSFTKDAGLDPVTGLFTEGGPAGIQNYVNWLGQQCAAQGGGTVACPPGTLGGQFWTATGTTFLFTVITVAFETVLGFWMAMIMARTFKGRGLVRAAVLVPWAIPTAVTAQLWLFMFDFNGIINKLFNVSILWTGSEWPAKWAVIIADTWKTTPFMALLILAGLQMIPAEVYEAAKVDGATAWQRFRMITLPLVKPALMVAILFRTLDALRMFDLPYILTGGANNTTTLSILVINQIRQGFNSAAALSTITFIIIFLVAFIFVRFLGANVVEQSGATGKGKK, from the coding sequence ATGGCTACCGAATTGGGCCCGACGCCGGTCAAAGGGCCGGCGTCGGGCACTACCCCGGTCCATCACGGACCCAAGGGCGTAGGCGAAGACAACAAGATCCTCAGCCAGGGCAAGTGGGCCTCGTGGCTACTTGCCCCGACCATCATCGCGCTCGGCATCGTGATCGTTTACCCGATCATCAGCGCGATCATCATGTCCTTCACGAAGGACGCGGGACTCGACCCGGTTACCGGCCTCTTTACTGAAGGCGGCCCGGCAGGCATCCAGAACTACGTGAACTGGCTGGGACAGCAGTGTGCTGCCCAGGGCGGCGGTACTGTCGCCTGCCCGCCAGGCACCCTGGGCGGGCAGTTCTGGACGGCAACTGGCACCACTTTCCTCTTTACTGTTATCACCGTTGCCTTCGAGACGGTCCTCGGTTTTTGGATGGCCATGATCATGGCCCGGACATTCAAGGGCCGCGGCCTGGTCCGGGCGGCCGTGCTCGTTCCGTGGGCTATCCCCACTGCCGTTACTGCGCAGCTGTGGCTGTTTATGTTCGACTTCAACGGCATCATCAACAAGCTGTTCAACGTCTCCATCTTGTGGACGGGCAGCGAATGGCCCGCAAAGTGGGCAGTGATCATCGCCGATACCTGGAAGACCACGCCGTTTATGGCGCTGTTGATTCTGGCAGGCCTGCAGATGATCCCTGCCGAGGTTTATGAGGCCGCGAAGGTGGACGGTGCCACCGCTTGGCAGCGGTTCCGGATGATTACCCTTCCGCTGGTCAAGCCGGCGCTGATGGTGGCCATCCTGTTCCGCACCCTGGACGCGCTGCGTATGTTCGACCTTCCGTACATCCTCACCGGCGGCGCCAACAACACCACTACGCTGTCCATCCTGGTGATCAACCAGATCAGGCAAGGCTTTAACTCTGCAGCCGCCTTGTCCACCATTACGTTCATCATCATCTTCCTGGTCGCGTTCATCTTTGTCCGCTTCCTTGGAGCGAATGTTGTGGAACAAAGCGGAGCCACCGGCAAGGGGAAGAAATGA
- a CDS encoding ABC transporter substrate-binding protein: MKTPRFLLPVATAGVLALTLAACGGGGGGTTGGGGGGGGDAEANIDSRGPITYVQGKDNSNVVRPLIEKWNAAHPDEKVTFKEQTDQADQQHDDLVQNFQAKNADYDVASVDVVWTAEFAAKGWLQPLKDKMAVDTAGMLEPTVEAGSYKGTLYAAPVSSDGGILYYRKDLVPEAPKTWDEMMEMCSIAKANKMGCYSGQFKQYEGLTVNASEAINSAGGSVLNDEGKPNLNTAEAEEGLNNLAEAFKNGNIPAEAITYQEEESRRAFQEGKLLFLRNWPYVYNLATTEGSSKVKDVLGMAALPGKTGPGASSLGGHSAAISVYSDHKATALDFVKFLVEEEQQKFFATQGSLAPVFGALYEDKELVAKLPYLPVLKTSIENAVPRPVTPFYPAVTQAIQENAYAALKGEKSAKDALSDMQKSIETAGAGS, encoded by the coding sequence ATGAAAACCCCTAGATTCCTACTTCCGGTTGCCACCGCCGGTGTCCTGGCCCTGACCTTGGCCGCATGCGGCGGCGGCGGGGGCGGTACCACCGGCGGTGGCGGCGGTGGCGGCGGGGACGCCGAAGCCAACATAGACAGCCGGGGTCCCATCACTTACGTGCAGGGTAAGGACAACAGCAACGTTGTGCGTCCCCTCATCGAAAAGTGGAATGCTGCCCACCCTGATGAGAAGGTCACGTTCAAGGAACAGACCGACCAGGCGGACCAGCAGCACGACGACCTCGTCCAGAACTTCCAGGCCAAGAATGCTGACTACGATGTAGCGAGCGTTGACGTTGTCTGGACCGCGGAATTCGCTGCGAAGGGCTGGCTGCAGCCGCTCAAGGACAAGATGGCCGTTGATACCGCGGGCATGCTCGAACCCACCGTAGAGGCCGGCTCATACAAGGGCACGCTTTATGCGGCTCCGGTCTCCTCCGATGGCGGCATTCTCTACTACCGCAAGGACCTGGTTCCCGAGGCGCCCAAGACCTGGGACGAGATGATGGAGATGTGCTCCATCGCCAAGGCCAACAAAATGGGCTGCTACTCCGGGCAGTTCAAGCAGTATGAAGGACTTACCGTCAACGCTTCCGAGGCCATCAACTCGGCTGGCGGTTCCGTCCTGAACGACGAGGGAAAGCCGAACCTGAACACTGCAGAGGCCGAGGAAGGCTTGAACAACCTCGCCGAAGCCTTCAAGAACGGGAACATCCCCGCTGAGGCGATCACTTACCAGGAAGAGGAAAGCCGCCGCGCGTTCCAGGAAGGCAAGCTGCTGTTCCTCCGCAACTGGCCTTACGTGTACAACTTGGCCACGACTGAAGGCTCCTCCAAGGTCAAGGACGTGCTGGGCATGGCTGCCCTGCCAGGCAAGACCGGCCCCGGCGCTTCCTCCCTCGGCGGCCACAGCGCGGCCATCAGTGTCTACTCGGACCACAAGGCGACCGCCCTGGACTTCGTAAAGTTCCTCGTTGAAGAGGAACAGCAGAAGTTCTTCGCGACGCAGGGTTCCCTGGCTCCGGTGTTCGGCGCTCTCTATGAGGACAAGGAACTGGTCGCCAAGCTGCCGTACCTGCCAGTCCTGAAGACGTCCATCGAGAACGCTGTTCCCCGCCCCGTGACCCCGTTCTACCCTGCTGTCACCCAGGCCATCCAGGAAAATGCCTACGCGGCACTGAAGGGTGAGAAGTCTGCAAAGGACGCGCTGTCCGATATGCAGAAGTCCATCGAGACCGCCGGCGCAGGATCGTAA
- a CDS encoding glycoside hydrolase family 13 protein — protein MSNTDVRVNRPARQEWWADAVVYQIYPRSFADGNGDGMGDLRGVTERLPYLQQLGVDAIWLSPFYKSPQADGGYDVADYRQVDPLFGSLETFDAMLQEAHQRGLKVIVDLVPNHTSDEHVWFQEALASPPGSPERARYMFRPGKDDVPGSGDGNLAPNNWKSIFGGPAWSRITEADGSPGEWYLHLFDTKQPDLNWENAEVHEEMRSVLRFWLDRGVDGFRVDVAHGLIKEPGLPDWESVAAMVEGTPEVSREAAHRPGDAPGAHTDAEEPHRAVSPVYPPSPFFDQDGVHDVYRDWHSVLAGYDGDRMMVAEAWVEPAERLARYTRPDEMQQAFNFDFLLAGWDAERMAESIEASLAAASSVGAPCTWVLSNHDTVRHTTRFGLKDPTTFPKGLGGDDEQPDPALGLARARAATLISLALPGSAYLYQGEELGLPEHTTLPAGARQDPTFFRTRGAEIGRDGCRVPLPWTAELPGYGFSITRDGETSQPWLPQPDSFGPLAADQQEGVEGSTLELYRAALAFRAARRLGAGSVGWAEIHAPDSGVLAFHNGDILVLGNLGFASAPVPEGYSVVLSSGPEPAAEWAGMREVPVDCAVYLAKD, from the coding sequence ATGTCCAACACGGACGTTCGTGTTAACCGCCCAGCCCGCCAGGAATGGTGGGCGGACGCCGTTGTCTATCAGATCTACCCCCGGTCCTTCGCGGACGGCAACGGTGACGGCATGGGCGACCTACGCGGCGTTACGGAACGCCTGCCCTACCTGCAGCAGCTGGGAGTGGACGCCATTTGGCTCTCCCCGTTCTACAAATCCCCGCAAGCTGACGGGGGATATGACGTCGCCGACTACCGCCAGGTGGACCCGCTCTTCGGGTCGCTTGAGACCTTCGATGCCATGTTGCAGGAAGCTCACCAGCGCGGGCTGAAGGTCATCGTGGACCTGGTACCCAACCACACCTCTGACGAACACGTGTGGTTCCAGGAGGCGCTTGCTTCACCGCCCGGTTCCCCTGAACGGGCCCGCTACATGTTCCGGCCCGGCAAGGACGACGTTCCCGGCTCCGGTGATGGCAACCTCGCCCCGAACAACTGGAAATCGATCTTCGGCGGGCCAGCCTGGAGCCGGATCACCGAGGCTGATGGGTCTCCCGGCGAGTGGTACCTCCACCTTTTCGACACGAAGCAACCGGACCTCAACTGGGAAAACGCCGAGGTGCACGAGGAAATGCGCTCGGTGCTCCGCTTCTGGCTGGACCGGGGTGTGGATGGATTCCGTGTGGACGTGGCCCACGGCCTGATCAAGGAGCCCGGCCTGCCCGACTGGGAAAGTGTTGCCGCAATGGTTGAAGGCACTCCGGAAGTGAGTCGGGAAGCTGCGCACCGCCCCGGTGACGCACCTGGAGCCCATACCGACGCCGAAGAGCCCCACCGCGCGGTGTCCCCGGTTTATCCCCCCTCGCCGTTCTTCGACCAGGACGGCGTGCACGACGTCTACCGCGACTGGCACTCTGTGCTTGCCGGGTACGACGGCGACCGCATGATGGTGGCCGAGGCCTGGGTGGAGCCGGCGGAACGGCTGGCCCGCTACACCCGCCCGGACGAGATGCAGCAGGCCTTCAATTTCGATTTCCTGCTTGCAGGCTGGGACGCGGAGCGCATGGCGGAATCCATTGAGGCCTCCCTGGCAGCGGCTTCCTCTGTGGGTGCTCCCTGCACTTGGGTGCTGAGCAACCATGACACCGTCCGCCACACTACGCGGTTCGGCCTTAAGGATCCCACGACGTTTCCCAAGGGCCTGGGAGGAGATGACGAACAGCCCGACCCCGCATTGGGGCTGGCCCGTGCCAGGGCCGCGACGTTGATCTCGCTTGCCCTGCCGGGCTCCGCATACCTGTATCAGGGAGAGGAGTTGGGGCTCCCCGAGCACACCACCCTTCCGGCCGGTGCGCGGCAGGACCCAACGTTCTTCCGGACCCGGGGCGCAGAGATCGGCCGTGACGGCTGCCGCGTCCCGTTGCCGTGGACCGCGGAGCTGCCGGGCTACGGCTTTTCCATAACCCGGGACGGCGAAACTTCGCAGCCCTGGCTCCCCCAGCCGGACAGCTTTGGGCCCTTGGCGGCGGACCAGCAGGAGGGAGTGGAGGGCTCTACCCTGGAGCTTTACCGCGCTGCCCTTGCCTTCCGGGCCGCCCGGCGGCTGGGTGCAGGGTCCGTTGGCTGGGCCGAGATCCATGCGCCGGACAGCGGGGTGCTGGCCTTCCATAACGGGGACATCCTGGTGTTGGGCAACCTTGGGTTCGCGTCCGCCCCGGTCCCTGAAGGGTATTCCGTGGTTCTCTCCAGTGGCCCGGAACCTGCCGCCGAGTGGGCGGGCATGCGTGAAGTGCCCGTGGACTGCGCTGTCTATCTCGCCAAAGACTGA
- a CDS encoding DUF6286 domain-containing protein, producing MSRQMESQGPDMGRILHRETHSSRAVVATTAAVLVIALAAYGLLEAAVHAFGQPAWLIEPQVAAERLVALPAGISPLLLGAIGAVLAMFGLVFFLNGVLPGRRARHLVRGGGDAAGPAVVVDDEVIASSLARRARLAANVTPEQVTVVVSQRQVVVNVRPTSGVPVDHDAVLNAVQSELGGMALDPTPEVQVNVAPSGVIGA from the coding sequence ATGAGCCGGCAGATGGAAAGCCAGGGCCCGGATATGGGCCGCATCCTGCACCGGGAGACGCACTCCTCACGTGCCGTGGTGGCCACCACTGCCGCGGTCCTGGTCATTGCACTTGCTGCCTACGGACTCCTCGAAGCTGCTGTCCATGCCTTTGGACAGCCGGCCTGGCTGATTGAGCCGCAGGTGGCAGCTGAACGCCTGGTGGCTCTGCCCGCAGGGATTTCGCCGTTGCTGCTGGGCGCCATTGGAGCAGTGCTCGCCATGTTCGGCCTGGTATTTTTCCTCAACGGGGTCCTGCCGGGGCGCCGTGCCCGGCACCTTGTCCGCGGCGGTGGGGACGCCGCTGGCCCTGCCGTGGTGGTGGACGATGAAGTCATCGCTTCCTCCTTGGCGCGCCGTGCCCGGCTTGCCGCTAACGTCACACCCGAACAAGTCACGGTGGTGGTCTCGCAACGGCAGGTAGTGGTGAATGTCCGGCCCACCTCCGGAGTTCCCGTGGACCATGATGCTGTGCTCAATGCCGTCCAAAGCGAGCTCGGCGGCATGGCACTGGATCCAACACCGGAGGTGCAGGTCAATGTGGCGCCGTCAGGAGTGATCGGCGCATGA
- a CDS encoding Asp23/Gls24 family envelope stress response protein, which produces MENQNPQPGQGIQSRAVPVPVPVPGLGRTVISETAVAKVAGIAARAVPGVYSLGSGPSRALGAIRDAVGSSDHAAGVRAEVGETQVAVDISLVASYGTPLHSLANEVRAAVYRAVEELVGLQVIEVNVEVTDVYVPPPLKPTAGSTEREALL; this is translated from the coding sequence ATGGAAAACCAGAACCCACAACCCGGTCAGGGCATCCAGAGCCGTGCCGTCCCGGTTCCTGTGCCAGTGCCTGGTCTTGGCCGCACAGTGATCTCCGAAACCGCTGTCGCCAAAGTGGCCGGAATTGCCGCCCGGGCCGTCCCTGGGGTCTACTCACTGGGCTCCGGACCGTCACGTGCCCTCGGCGCCATCCGCGACGCCGTCGGCAGTTCGGATCATGCGGCCGGCGTGCGTGCCGAGGTGGGTGAGACGCAGGTTGCAGTGGATATCAGCCTCGTGGCGAGCTATGGAACACCGCTCCATTCACTGGCCAACGAGGTCCGCGCGGCAGTTTACCGGGCGGTCGAGGAACTCGTGGGCCTGCAGGTTATCGAGGTCAACGTGGAAGTCACCGACGTCTACGTGCCGCCTCCACTCAAACCCACTGCCGGTTCCACTGAAAGGGAGGCTCTGCTGTGA